In Kitasatospora sp. NA04385, a single genomic region encodes these proteins:
- a CDS encoding substrate-binding domain-containing protein: MRHTAAKAFAAVAMTTAALATVAVPAMADPATGVTPAAQDIVGAGSDTTQALLNQFSVDYNASLGAGSTLPHLYSWDATGSATITPKSGATTITRPNGSGAGISALNANTSATLDFARSSRTRQATDPATDLFVAFAKDAVTWSAKSGGHAPANLTTQDLNDIYSCKVGKTNWSAFGGTAGTIKPYLPQLSSGTRSFFLTAIGNPTLGACVVSGPEENEGTDLALNDLDVIFPYSVGHWVGQANGHTTATDDKGNLTLRSINGVAPLTGTGTLNPAFANPTYGRVLYNVVRAGEWNASPATTQSTALHAIFGSAGYICSTAGKASITSYGYLNLAAGSCGSVI, translated from the coding sequence ATGCGTCACACCGCTGCCAAGGCGTTCGCGGCCGTCGCGATGACCACCGCCGCCCTCGCGACCGTCGCCGTCCCGGCGATGGCCGACCCGGCCACGGGCGTCACCCCGGCCGCCCAGGACATCGTCGGTGCCGGCTCGGACACCACGCAGGCTCTGCTCAACCAGTTCTCGGTCGACTACAACGCCTCCCTGGGCGCGGGCTCCACCCTGCCGCACCTGTACAGCTGGGACGCCACTGGTTCCGCCACCATCACCCCGAAGAGCGGCGCCACCACCATCACCCGCCCGAACGGCTCCGGCGCCGGCATCTCCGCGCTGAACGCCAACACCAGTGCCACCCTGGACTTCGCGCGCTCCTCCCGCACCCGGCAGGCCACCGACCCGGCCACCGACCTGTTCGTGGCGTTCGCCAAGGACGCGGTGACCTGGTCGGCGAAGTCCGGCGGCCATGCCCCGGCCAACCTGACCACCCAGGACCTGAACGACATCTACTCCTGCAAGGTCGGCAAGACCAACTGGTCCGCCTTCGGCGGCACCGCCGGCACCATCAAGCCCTACCTGCCGCAGCTCTCCTCCGGCACCCGCTCCTTCTTCCTGACCGCGATCGGCAACCCGACCCTGGGCGCCTGTGTCGTCAGCGGCCCGGAGGAGAACGAGGGCACCGACCTGGCGCTGAACGACCTCGACGTCATCTTCCCGTACTCGGTCGGCCACTGGGTGGGCCAGGCCAACGGCCACACCACCGCCACCGACGACAAGGGCAACCTGACCCTGCGCAGCATCAACGGCGTCGCCCCGCTGACCGGGACCGGCACCCTGAACCCCGCGTTCGCCAACCCGACCTACGGCCGGGTGCTCTACAACGTGGTCCGCGCCGGCGAGTGGAACGCCAGCCCGGCGACCACCCAGAGCACCGCGCTGCACGCGATCTTCGGCTCCGCGGGCTACATCTGCTCCACCGCCGGCAAGGCCAGCATCACCAGCTACGGCTACCTGAACCTGGCCGCCGGCTCCTGCGGTTCCGTCATCTGA
- a CDS encoding SDR family NAD(P)-dependent oxidoreductase, translating into MERLKDKVAVITGAGSGIGRSAAELMAAQGALVVAADYDGAAAEETARLVEAAGRHALPLTVDVTDEHSLEELFAAAVREFGTLDVLCNHVGGTDPRRDLDLLRMDFEEFDRAVARNVRSTLIGSRLALPHLIKAGGGSIINTASVAALVGDVTQTAYGAVKAAVVSITKSIAVQYGPQGVRCNAIAPGAVLTPALRDNLPQSVIDALLAGNALPYLGEPEDIAHTMVFLASDESRYLTGQLLVVDGGMTMQSSAAPGRRAMLPS; encoded by the coding sequence ATGGAACGCCTCAAGGACAAGGTCGCGGTGATCACCGGAGCCGGCAGCGGCATCGGCCGGTCCGCTGCCGAGCTGATGGCCGCCCAGGGCGCCCTGGTGGTCGCCGCCGACTACGACGGCGCGGCCGCCGAGGAGACCGCCCGCCTGGTCGAGGCGGCGGGCCGGCACGCCCTGCCGCTCACCGTCGATGTCACCGACGAGCACTCTCTGGAGGAGCTGTTCGCCGCCGCCGTCCGCGAGTTCGGCACCCTCGACGTGCTGTGCAACCACGTCGGCGGCACCGACCCGCGCCGCGACCTCGACCTGCTGCGGATGGACTTCGAGGAGTTCGACCGCGCGGTCGCCCGCAACGTCCGCTCCACCCTGATCGGCTCCCGGCTCGCCCTGCCGCACCTGATCAAGGCCGGCGGCGGCTCCATCATCAACACCGCCTCGGTCGCCGCCCTGGTCGGCGACGTCACCCAGACCGCGTACGGCGCGGTCAAGGCCGCGGTGGTCAGCATCACCAAGTCCATCGCCGTCCAGTACGGCCCGCAGGGCGTGCGGTGCAACGCGATCGCCCCCGGCGCCGTCCTCACCCCCGCGCTGCGCGACAACCTCCCGCAGTCGGTGATCGACGCACTGCTGGCCGGCAACGCCCTCCCCTACCTCGGCGAGCCCGAGGACATCGCCCACACCATGGTGTTCCTCGCCTCCGACGAGTCCCGCTACCTCACCGGCCAACTCCTGGTCGTGGACGGCGGGATGACCATGCAGTCCTCCGCCGCCCCCGGACGCCGCGCCATGCTCCCGTCCTGA
- a CDS encoding LacI family DNA-binding transcriptional regulator, with amino-acid sequence MSAAELEPDPAPTLSEIARAAGVSAPTVSKVLNGRADVAPATRAKVEEILRRTGYQRRRTSAPPSRLLDLVFHQLDSAWAMEVIRGVENVARDEGLSVVLSESAGRLTPGQTWVDGVLARRPAGVVLVLSELDAAQRDQLTSRDIPFVVLDPAGDPAEGVPAVGTGNWQGGLAATRHLLDLGHRRIGMISGPSGMMCSRARIDGYRTALGTARLPVDPELILEGNFHHEAGYAAARTLLTRPDRPTAIFAGNDLQALGVYEAARELGLRVPEDLSVVGFDDLPLARWVGPPLTTVRQPLVEMAETAARLAIGLGRGEQPTATRVDLATSLVVRASTAPPPAGN; translated from the coding sequence ATGAGCGCTGCAGAACTCGAACCCGACCCCGCACCGACCCTGTCGGAGATCGCCCGGGCGGCCGGCGTCTCGGCGCCGACAGTTTCGAAGGTGCTGAACGGCCGGGCCGACGTCGCGCCCGCGACCCGCGCCAAGGTCGAGGAGATCCTGCGCCGCACCGGCTACCAGCGCCGCCGCACCTCCGCGCCGCCGTCCCGACTGCTCGACCTGGTGTTCCACCAACTGGACAGCGCCTGGGCGATGGAGGTGATCCGGGGGGTGGAGAACGTCGCCCGGGACGAGGGCCTGAGCGTGGTGCTCTCCGAGTCGGCCGGGCGGCTCACCCCGGGGCAGACCTGGGTGGACGGGGTGCTGGCCCGCCGTCCGGCCGGCGTGGTGCTGGTGCTGTCCGAGCTGGACGCCGCCCAGCGCGACCAACTCACCAGCCGCGACATCCCGTTCGTGGTGCTGGACCCGGCCGGCGACCCGGCCGAGGGGGTGCCGGCCGTCGGCACCGGCAACTGGCAGGGCGGCCTGGCCGCCACCCGGCACCTGCTCGACCTGGGCCACCGCCGGATCGGGATGATCTCCGGCCCGTCCGGCATGATGTGCAGCCGTGCCCGGATCGACGGCTACCGCACCGCCCTGGGCACCGCCCGGCTGCCGGTCGACCCGGAGCTGATCCTGGAGGGCAACTTCCACCACGAGGCCGGGTACGCCGCCGCCCGCACCCTGCTCACCCGCCCGGACCGGCCCACCGCCATCTTCGCGGGCAACGATCTCCAGGCCCTGGGCGTGTACGAGGCCGCCCGCGAACTCGGCCTGCGGGTGCCGGAGGACCTCTCGGTGGTCGGCTTCGACGACCTGCCGCTGGCCCGCTGGGTCGGTCCGCCGCTCACCACCGTCCGCCAGCCGCTGGTCGAGATGGCCGAGACGGCGGCCCGGCTCGCCATCGGGCTCGGCCGGGGCGAGCAGCCCACCGCCACCCGGGTCGACCTGGCCACCAGCCTGGTCGTCCGGGCCAGCACCGCCCCGCCGCCGGCCGGGAACTGA
- a CDS encoding polysaccharide deacetylase family protein: MADPGFAAATGRPLSTAPSGTLALTFDDGPHPDSTPELLDALTAAGHRATFFLCGAQAERHPELVRALDRAGMAIANHTWSHPALPDLPLTAVRDEIHRTNRVLAKLTGRPPTLFRPPYGATSPEVRRVAADAGLTETLWDVDPRDWDGTEPAEIVAVLAAARPGDTVLLHDHGNRNTVTALPAVLAALTGRGLRSTALPRH, encoded by the coding sequence GTGGCCGATCCCGGATTCGCCGCCGCCACCGGCCGCCCGCTGTCGACGGCGCCGTCCGGCACCCTCGCGCTGACCTTCGACGACGGTCCGCACCCCGACTCCACGCCCGAACTGCTCGACGCCCTGACCGCCGCCGGCCACCGCGCCACCTTCTTCCTGTGCGGCGCGCAGGCCGAGCGGCACCCCGAACTGGTCCGCGCCCTGGACCGGGCCGGCATGGCGATCGCCAACCACACCTGGTCGCACCCGGCCCTGCCGGACCTGCCGCTGACCGCCGTCCGGGACGAGATCCACCGCACCAACCGCGTCCTGGCGAAGCTCACCGGCCGCCCGCCGACCCTGTTCCGCCCGCCGTACGGCGCCACCTCCCCCGAGGTGCGGCGGGTCGCCGCCGACGCGGGCCTGACCGAGACGCTCTGGGACGTCGACCCCCGGGACTGGGACGGCACCGAGCCCGCCGAGATCGTCGCCGTCCTGGCCGCGGCCCGGCCCGGCGACACCGTCCTGCTGCACGACCACGGCAACCGCAACACCGTCACCGCGCTGCCCGCGGTCCTCGCCGCGCTCACCGGCCGCGGCCTGCGCTCGACCGCCCTCCCCCGGCACTGA
- a CDS encoding ROK family protein → MAEDGQQQSDGDLATRRGPASQQDMRRQNLALVMRTVAAAHPLSRADVAGRTGLTRTAVSSLVDELIGGGLLLEGELERSGRVGRPGRALVLNGNGPAGLGLEIGVEHLSACVLDLRGEVRVELHHPAPNSGRPAEQTLAELAELAARAEDEAVALGLRVVGRVLAVPGSVPMGSPGRRVEHAPNLGWHQVDVTELWPGPGTAPAVENEANLGALAELWQGTGSGTFVHISAGEGIGGALVLDGRLFRGVQGFAGELGHLTVRPDGRSCSCGARGCLEPYAGLAAVLRSAGLVDELDEQGGTTILTDGQEPDPIAELARRAEEGDAAVRRALRHAGTALGTALAAAVNLIDPATLVLGGGYADLAQWLLPAMRAELTELIRVRPWPEEALRASPLGRRGPVLGAALVTVRSLHSDPAALWLPEAV, encoded by the coding sequence GTGGCAGAGGACGGGCAGCAGCAGTCCGACGGCGACCTGGCGACCAGACGCGGCCCCGCCTCGCAGCAGGACATGCGGCGGCAGAACCTCGCCCTGGTGATGCGCACCGTCGCCGCCGCGCACCCGCTCTCCCGGGCCGACGTGGCCGGCCGCACCGGGCTGACCCGCACCGCCGTCTCCAGCCTGGTCGACGAACTGATCGGCGGCGGGCTGCTGCTGGAGGGCGAACTCGAGCGCAGCGGCCGGGTCGGCCGCCCCGGCCGGGCCCTGGTCCTGAACGGCAACGGCCCGGCCGGGCTGGGCCTGGAGATCGGCGTCGAGCACCTCAGCGCCTGCGTCCTCGACCTGCGCGGCGAGGTCCGGGTCGAACTGCACCACCCCGCCCCCAACTCCGGCCGCCCCGCCGAGCAGACGCTCGCCGAACTCGCCGAACTCGCCGCCCGGGCCGAGGACGAGGCCGTCGCGCTCGGCCTGCGGGTGGTCGGCCGGGTGCTCGCCGTCCCCGGCAGCGTCCCGATGGGCAGCCCCGGCCGCCGGGTCGAGCACGCGCCCAACCTGGGCTGGCACCAGGTCGACGTCACCGAGCTGTGGCCCGGCCCCGGCACCGCCCCCGCCGTCGAGAACGAGGCCAACCTCGGCGCGCTGGCCGAACTCTGGCAGGGCACCGGCAGCGGCACCTTCGTGCACATCTCGGCCGGCGAGGGCATCGGCGGCGCGCTCGTCCTGGACGGGCGCCTGTTCCGCGGTGTCCAGGGCTTCGCGGGCGAACTCGGCCACCTCACCGTCCGCCCCGACGGCCGCTCCTGCTCCTGCGGCGCCCGCGGCTGCCTCGAACCGTACGCGGGCCTGGCCGCCGTGCTCCGCTCCGCCGGGCTGGTCGACGAACTGGACGAACAGGGCGGGACGACGATCCTGACGGACGGTCAGGAACCGGACCCGATCGCCGAGTTGGCCCGCCGCGCGGAGGAGGGGGACGCCGCCGTCCGGCGCGCCCTGCGGCACGCGGGCACCGCGCTCGGCACCGCACTGGCCGCCGCGGTCAACCTGATCGACCCCGCCACGCTCGTCCTCGGCGGCGGCTACGCCGACCTCGCGCAGTGGCTGCTGCCCGCGATGCGCGCCGAGCTGACCGAGCTGATCCGGGTCCGCCCCTGGCCCGAAGAGGCCCTGCGCGCCTCGCCGTTGGGCCGTCGCGGCCCCGTCCTGGGGGCGGCCCTGGTCACCGTCCGCAGCCTGCACTCCGACCCGGCCGCACTCTGGCTGCCCGAGGCCGTCTGA
- the xylB gene encoding xylulokinase has translation MAHPQVVIGVDSSTQSTKALAVDAETGEVLGEGRAPHRVDSRHGQESDPDQWWDALTAAVAATGWADRARALAVGGQQHGLVTLDAAGRPVRPALLWNDVRSAPQAAELVRKFGAHWWAAELGSVPGASFTAAKWAWLRATEPEHAERTAAVRLPHDHLTERLTGTATTDRGDASGTGWWTPDGYHAAVLDHIGLDPALLPAVTPAGTAAGHALPGGPLRPGTPIATGTGDNMAAALGLGLTAGTPVLSLGTSGTVYTVARNRPADPTGTVAGFADALDGWLPLACTLNCTLAVDRVATLLGRDRQDVEPGGTAVLLPYLDGERTPALPHASGLLHGLRHDTTPGQLLQAAYDGAAYSLLAALDDVLAVDGPGAADPEQPILLIGGGARGRAWQDTVRRLSGRPVQLPAARELVALGAAAQAAALLTGERADAVARRWGTADGPVLPALARDDAALERIATTISRTAALQGSGTH, from the coding sequence ATGGCGCACCCGCAGGTGGTGATCGGCGTCGACAGCTCGACCCAGTCCACCAAGGCACTGGCCGTCGACGCCGAGACCGGAGAGGTCCTCGGCGAGGGCCGCGCCCCCCACCGGGTCGACTCCCGGCACGGCCAGGAGAGCGACCCCGACCAGTGGTGGGACGCCCTCACCGCCGCCGTCGCCGCCACCGGCTGGGCCGACCGCGCCCGGGCCCTGGCCGTCGGCGGCCAGCAGCACGGCCTGGTCACCCTGGACGCCGCCGGACGCCCGGTCCGCCCCGCCCTGCTCTGGAACGACGTCCGCTCCGCACCCCAGGCCGCCGAACTGGTGAGGAAGTTCGGCGCCCACTGGTGGGCCGCCGAACTCGGCAGCGTCCCCGGCGCCTCCTTCACCGCCGCCAAGTGGGCCTGGCTGCGCGCCACCGAACCCGAGCACGCCGAGCGCACCGCCGCCGTCCGGCTCCCGCACGACCACCTCACCGAACGCCTCACCGGCACCGCCACCACCGACCGCGGCGACGCCTCCGGCACCGGCTGGTGGACCCCCGACGGCTACCACGCCGCCGTCCTCGACCACATCGGACTCGACCCCGCCCTGCTCCCCGCCGTCACCCCCGCCGGCACCGCCGCCGGACACGCCCTGCCCGGCGGGCCGCTGCGCCCCGGCACCCCGATCGCCACCGGCACCGGCGACAACATGGCCGCCGCCCTCGGCCTCGGCCTCACCGCCGGCACCCCCGTGCTCAGCCTCGGCACCTCCGGCACCGTCTACACCGTCGCCCGCAACCGCCCCGCCGACCCCACCGGCACCGTCGCCGGTTTCGCCGACGCCCTCGACGGCTGGCTCCCGCTCGCCTGCACCCTCAACTGCACCCTTGCCGTCGACCGCGTCGCCACCCTGCTCGGCCGCGACCGCCAGGACGTCGAACCCGGGGGCACCGCCGTCCTGCTGCCCTACCTCGACGGCGAACGCACCCCCGCCCTCCCGCACGCCAGCGGCCTGCTGCACGGCCTGCGCCACGACACCACCCCCGGCCAACTCCTCCAGGCCGCCTACGACGGCGCCGCGTACTCGCTGCTCGCCGCCCTCGACGACGTCCTCGCCGTCGACGGCCCCGGCGCCGCCGACCCCGAACAGCCGATCCTGCTGATCGGCGGCGGCGCCCGGGGCCGGGCCTGGCAGGACACCGTCCGCCGGCTCTCCGGCCGCCCCGTCCAACTGCCCGCCGCCCGCGAACTGGTCGCCCTCGGCGCCGCCGCCCAGGCCGCCGCGCTGCTCACCGGCGAGCGCGCCGACGCCGTCGCCCGCCGCTGGGGCACCGCCGACGGCCCCGTGCTGCCCGCCCTGGCCCGGGACGACGCCGCGCTCGAACGGATCGCGACTACCATTTCGCGGACGGCCGCCCTGCAGGGGAGCGGCACGCACTGA
- the xylA gene encoding xylose isomerase: MSQLTPTPDDKFTFGLWTVGWQGRDPFGDATRPALDPVEAVEKLAALGAYGVTFHDDDLVPFGSSDAEREAVVKRFRAALESTGLRVPMATTNLFTHPVFKDGAFTANDRDVRRYALRKTIRNIDLAVELGASVYVAWGGREGAEHGASKDVRVALDRLKEAFDLLGDYVTEQGYDLRFAIEPKPNEPRGDILLPTIGHALAFIDRLERPELVGLNPEVGHEQMAGLNFPHGIAQALWSGKLFHIDLNGQSGIKYDQDFRFGAGDLRQAFWLVDLLESSDYRGPRHFDFKPPRTEDFDGVWESAAGNMRNYLLLKERALAFRADAEVQDALRAARLDELARPTAADGLAALLADRSAFEEFDVTAAAERGMAFERLDQLAIEHLLGAR; encoded by the coding sequence ATGAGCCAGCTCACCCCCACCCCCGACGACAAGTTCACCTTCGGTCTGTGGACGGTCGGCTGGCAGGGCCGCGACCCGTTCGGCGACGCCACCCGTCCGGCCCTGGACCCGGTCGAGGCGGTCGAGAAGCTGGCCGCCCTCGGCGCGTACGGCGTGACCTTCCACGACGACGACCTCGTCCCGTTCGGCTCCTCGGACGCCGAGCGCGAGGCCGTCGTCAAGCGCTTCCGGGCCGCCCTGGAGTCCACCGGCCTGCGGGTGCCGATGGCCACCACCAACCTGTTCACCCACCCGGTCTTCAAGGACGGCGCGTTCACCGCCAACGACCGGGACGTGCGCCGCTACGCGCTGCGCAAGACCATCCGCAACATCGACCTCGCGGTCGAGCTGGGCGCGAGCGTGTACGTGGCCTGGGGCGGCCGGGAGGGTGCCGAGCACGGCGCGTCCAAGGACGTCCGGGTGGCGCTGGACCGCCTGAAGGAGGCGTTCGACCTGCTCGGCGACTACGTCACGGAGCAGGGCTACGACCTGCGCTTCGCGATCGAGCCGAAGCCGAACGAGCCGCGCGGCGACATCCTGCTGCCGACCATCGGCCACGCGCTGGCCTTCATCGACCGTCTGGAGCGCCCGGAGCTGGTCGGCCTCAACCCGGAGGTCGGCCACGAGCAGATGGCGGGTCTGAACTTCCCGCACGGCATCGCCCAGGCGCTGTGGTCGGGCAAGCTGTTCCACATCGACCTGAACGGCCAGTCCGGCATCAAGTACGACCAGGACTTCCGGTTCGGCGCGGGCGACCTGCGGCAGGCGTTCTGGCTGGTCGACCTGCTGGAGTCCTCCGACTACCGGGGCCCGCGGCACTTCGACTTCAAGCCGCCGCGCACCGAGGACTTCGACGGCGTCTGGGAGTCCGCGGCCGGCAACATGCGCAACTACCTGCTGCTGAAGGAGCGCGCGCTGGCCTTCCGCGCCGACGCCGAGGTGCAGGACGCGCTGCGCGCCGCCCGCCTGGACGAGCTCGCCCGGCCGACCGCCGCCGACGGCCTGGCCGCGCTGCTGGCCGACCGCTCCGCGTTCGAGGAGTTCGACGTCACCGCGGCCGCCGAGCGCGGCATGGCCTTCGAGCGCCTCGACCAGCTGGCCATCGAGCACCTGCTCGGCGCCCGCTGA
- a CDS encoding NAD(P)/FAD-dependent oxidoreductase translates to MEAVVIGGGVAGAASAVALRRIGLDVTVYEAYPDPAGPVGAFLSLAVNGLRALESLGCLDAVRAAGFEVDRQRMWSGRGKRLGDVPRGRTADDPLRSVTLMRADLVAALRAEAVRLGARIVVGERLAEPEPGSGQGPTDGVVAGPADEAVAGADLVIGADGLRSTVRRMLDPAGPRPAYAGLYGVAGISRAVPEAGPGRTFNMTFGRRGAFAHLPAPDGTVWWSAQLADPVAPAEVKLDAEELAELFATEPVPRRILGATERIDAATLFHVLPPVPRRQDGRCVLVGDAAHPVGAGQGASMALEDAVALALALRAAPDLPAALAAFDRERSGRAGKLARAATANRDAKTAGPLASLVRNAVMPLVFTRMYTRSTDWLYEYRPGALP, encoded by the coding sequence ATGGAAGCGGTGGTGATCGGCGGGGGCGTGGCCGGTGCGGCGAGTGCCGTCGCGCTGCGCCGGATCGGCCTGGACGTCACGGTGTACGAGGCGTACCCGGACCCGGCCGGCCCGGTCGGGGCGTTCCTCAGCCTGGCCGTCAACGGGCTGCGGGCGCTGGAGTCGCTGGGCTGCCTGGACGCCGTGCGGGCGGCGGGCTTCGAGGTCGACCGGCAGCGGATGTGGTCGGGGCGCGGCAAGCGGCTCGGCGACGTCCCGCGCGGCCGGACGGCGGACGACCCGCTGCGCAGCGTGACACTGATGCGGGCCGACCTGGTCGCGGCGCTGCGGGCGGAGGCGGTGCGGCTCGGCGCGCGCATCGTGGTCGGCGAGCGGCTGGCCGAGCCGGAGCCGGGGTCGGGGCAGGGGCCGACGGACGGGGTGGTGGCCGGGCCGGCGGACGAGGCGGTGGCCGGGGCCGACCTGGTGATCGGCGCCGACGGGCTGCGCTCGACCGTCCGCCGGATGCTCGACCCGGCCGGGCCGCGGCCCGCCTACGCCGGGCTGTACGGGGTCGCCGGCATCTCCCGCGCGGTGCCGGAGGCGGGCCCGGGGCGGACGTTCAACATGACCTTCGGGCGGCGCGGCGCGTTCGCGCACCTGCCCGCGCCGGACGGCACCGTCTGGTGGTCCGCGCAGCTCGCCGACCCCGTCGCACCGGCCGAGGTCAAGCTGGACGCCGAGGAGTTGGCCGAACTGTTCGCGACCGAGCCGGTGCCCCGGCGGATCCTCGGCGCGACCGAGCGGATCGACGCGGCGACGCTGTTCCACGTCCTGCCGCCGGTGCCGCGCCGCCAGGACGGCCGGTGCGTGCTGGTCGGCGACGCGGCGCACCCGGTGGGCGCGGGGCAGGGCGCGTCCATGGCGCTGGAGGACGCGGTCGCCCTGGCCCTGGCCCTGCGCGCCGCGCCGGACCTGCCCGCCGCGCTGGCCGCCTTCGACCGGGAGCGCTCCGGCCGGGCCGGGAAGCTCGCCCGTGCGGCGACCGCCAACCGGGACGCCAAGACGGCCGGTCCGCTGGCCTCCCTGGTCCGGAACGCGGTGATGCCGCTGGTGTTCACCCGGATGTACACCCGGTCCACGGACTGGCTGTACGAGTACCGGCCGGGCGCGCTCCCGTAG
- a CDS encoding TetR/AcrR family transcriptional regulator: MGVRKAQAAETRAALLEAARQQFVERGYLNTKITDITAAAGRATGSFYAHFADKDELLRALLDDVRAQARDQVVAEVHPRDHDLSDRAQLHAHLGASWQAMRDHLPVTIAMFESLVAAGPRSGRAWQRLTADTDVLRDHLDYLAERGHPLPGDPALLAPAMGALLGMLSYALLTTEQPAHGDAEVLDTLTDLLLHGLAGRPPRAPAPPLTPPSPSPPPSPPSSPASP; encoded by the coding sequence ATGGGCGTACGCAAGGCGCAGGCGGCGGAGACCAGGGCGGCGCTGCTGGAGGCCGCCCGGCAGCAGTTCGTCGAACGCGGCTACCTCAACACGAAGATCACCGACATCACCGCGGCCGCCGGCCGGGCCACCGGCTCGTTCTACGCGCACTTCGCGGACAAGGACGAACTGCTGCGCGCCCTGCTCGACGACGTCCGGGCCCAGGCCAGGGACCAGGTCGTCGCCGAGGTCCACCCGCGCGACCACGACCTCAGCGACCGGGCCCAACTCCACGCCCACCTGGGCGCGTCCTGGCAGGCGATGCGCGACCACCTCCCGGTCACCATCGCCATGTTCGAGTCGCTCGTCGCCGCGGGCCCCCGCTCCGGCCGGGCCTGGCAGCGCCTCACCGCGGACACCGACGTCCTGCGCGACCACCTCGACTACCTCGCCGAACGGGGCCACCCGCTCCCCGGCGACCCGGCCCTGCTCGCCCCCGCGATGGGCGCCCTGCTCGGCATGCTCTCCTACGCCCTGCTCACCACCGAGCAGCCCGCGCACGGGGACGCCGAGGTGCTCGACACCCTCACCGACCTCCTGCTGCACGGCCTCGCCGGCCGGCCCCCGCGCGCCCCCGCTCCCCCTCTTACTCCTCCTTCCCCCTCTCCTCCTCCTTCTCCTCCTTCTTCTCCTGCTTCTCCCTGA